A portion of the Streptomyces coeruleoprunus genome contains these proteins:
- the paaB gene encoding 1,2-phenylacetyl-CoA epoxidase subunit PaaB, translating to MTSSDWPLWEVFVRSRRGLSHTHAGSLHAPDAEMALRNARDLYTRRNEGISIWVVPSAAITASSPDEKDPFFEPAADKPYRHPTFYEIPEGVQHL from the coding sequence ATGACGAGCAGCGACTGGCCGCTGTGGGAGGTGTTCGTGCGCTCGCGCCGCGGACTGTCCCACACGCACGCGGGGAGCCTGCACGCCCCGGACGCGGAGATGGCCCTGCGCAACGCCCGCGACCTGTACACCCGGCGCAACGAGGGCATCTCGATCTGGGTCGTGCCGTCCGCAGCGATCACCGCCTCGTCGCCCGACGAGAAGGACCCGTTCTTCGAGCCGGCCGCCGACAAGCCGTACCGGCACCCGACCTTCTACGAGATCCCCGAGGGGGTGCAGCACCTGTGA
- the paaA gene encoding 1,2-phenylacetyl-CoA epoxidase subunit PaaA: protein MTADTQEAYEAVFNAAVAADERIEPRDWMPDAYRATLIRQIAQHAHSEIIGMQPEANWITRAPSLRRKAILIAKVQDEAGHGLYLYSAAETLGASRDELLDKLHSGRQKYSSIFNYPTLTWADVGAIGWLVDGAAIMNQVPLCRCSYGPYARAMVRVCKEESFHQRQGYESLLHLSRGTAEQREMAQDAVNRWWWPSLMMFGPPDDQSAHSAQSMAWKIKRHSNDELRQRFVDACVPQAESLGLTLPDPDLRWNEERGHYDFGPIDWDEFHQVLKGNGPCNEQRITQRRRAHEEGAWVREAAAAYAAKHREATA from the coding sequence ATGACTGCGGATACGCAGGAGGCGTACGAGGCGGTGTTCAACGCCGCCGTGGCCGCCGACGAGCGAATCGAGCCGCGCGACTGGATGCCGGACGCGTACCGCGCGACGCTGATCCGGCAGATCGCGCAGCACGCCCACTCCGAGATCATCGGTATGCAGCCCGAGGCCAACTGGATCACCCGGGCGCCCTCGCTGCGGCGCAAGGCGATCCTCATCGCCAAGGTCCAGGACGAGGCGGGCCACGGCCTGTACCTGTACAGCGCCGCCGAGACGCTCGGCGCGAGCCGGGACGAGCTGCTGGACAAGCTGCACTCCGGCCGCCAGAAGTACTCGTCGATCTTCAACTACCCCACGCTGACCTGGGCCGACGTCGGCGCCATCGGCTGGCTGGTGGACGGCGCCGCGATCATGAACCAGGTGCCGCTGTGCCGCTGCTCCTACGGTCCGTACGCCCGCGCCATGGTCCGGGTCTGCAAGGAGGAGTCCTTCCACCAGCGGCAGGGCTACGAGTCGCTGCTCCACCTCTCGCGCGGCACCGCGGAGCAGCGTGAGATGGCGCAGGACGCGGTGAACCGCTGGTGGTGGCCGTCGCTGATGATGTTCGGCCCGCCGGACGACCAGTCGGCGCACTCGGCTCAGTCCATGGCCTGGAAGATCAAGCGCCACTCCAACGACGAGCTGCGCCAGCGTTTCGTCGACGCCTGTGTCCCCCAGGCGGAGTCGCTGGGGCTCACGCTCCCCGACCCCGATCTGCGCTGGAACGAGGAGCGCGGGCACTACGACTTCGGCCCGATCGACTGGGACGAGTTCCACCAGGTCCTCAAGGGGAACGGGCCGTGCAACGAACAGCGGATCACCCAGCGCCGACGGGCCCACGAAGAGGGAGCCTGGGTCAGGGAGGCGGCGGCCGCGTACGCCGCGAAGCACAGGGAGGCGACGGCATGA
- a CDS encoding DUF5819 family protein: MAALSLPYQAAAAVALAAIGFVACLHLGMVFLHVAPSNTLTKQHGKAVDDWVLPEFEQNWKLFAPNPLQQNIAVQVRAEVEADGGRRITPWIDLSAEDGAAIRHNPLPSHVQQNELRRAWDFYANWHADDSQKGGLRARLSERYIRRIAMMRLENHQLGGRIERIQVRSSTRGVAAPPWSDEKIDTRPYYRELPWWTVTAADLPGGVSGGRAGEAAR; this comes from the coding sequence ATGGCCGCTCTCTCCCTGCCCTACCAGGCCGCCGCCGCCGTCGCCCTGGCCGCCATCGGCTTCGTCGCCTGCCTCCACCTGGGCATGGTCTTCCTCCACGTCGCCCCCTCGAACACGCTGACGAAGCAGCACGGCAAGGCGGTCGACGACTGGGTCCTGCCCGAGTTCGAGCAGAACTGGAAGCTCTTCGCCCCGAACCCGCTCCAGCAGAACATCGCCGTCCAGGTCCGCGCCGAGGTCGAGGCCGACGGCGGCCGAAGGATCACCCCGTGGATCGACCTGTCCGCCGAGGACGGCGCGGCGATCCGCCACAACCCCCTCCCCAGCCACGTGCAGCAGAACGAACTGCGCCGTGCCTGGGACTTCTATGCGAACTGGCACGCCGACGACAGCCAGAAGGGCGGGCTGCGCGCCCGGCTCTCCGAGCGCTACATCCGCCGCATCGCCATGATGCGCCTGGAGAACCACCAGCTCGGCGGAAGGATCGAACGGATACAGGTGCGCTCGTCGACCCGGGGCGTCGCCGCCCCGCCGTGGAGCGACGAGAAGATCGACACCCGCCCCTACTACCGGGAGCTGCCCTGGTGGACGGTCACAGCCGCGGACCTGCCCGGTGGCGTCAGCGGTGGACGCGCGGGGGAGGCGGCCCGATGA